One stretch of Candidatus Methylomirabilota bacterium DNA includes these proteins:
- the ftsW gene encoding putative lipid II flippase FtsW, whose translation MPRKLQPDMWLLGVAVLLLSVGVVMVYSASAIVAADRFLDPYLFLRKQFFWALLGGACLLAALRLDYRRLERLGWPILIAAGVLLVLVLVPPLAQPINGTWRWLRLGPISFQPAELAKLALVIYLAAFLARRRAGLDDFWRGLLPPLAVAGGLAALILLQPDLGNSFTLIAVTFGLLFLAGSRIQHLLLIVAAALPFLVLAVGLAPYRLRRVTTFVDPWADPRGSGFQIIQSWLALGSGGLWGRGIGESKQKLFYLPESHTDFIFAIIGEELGFVGAAAVIALFVVLIWRGLRIALRAPDPFGAYLALGITLLIATQTLVNVGVVTGLLPTKGLPLPFISFGGSALLVTMAATGVLVNISQHANV comes from the coding sequence ATGCCGAGGAAGCTGCAGCCAGACATGTGGCTGCTGGGCGTGGCGGTGCTGCTCCTCTCGGTCGGGGTGGTGATGGTGTACTCCGCGAGCGCCATCGTCGCCGCCGATCGCTTCCTCGACCCCTACCTGTTCCTCCGCAAGCAATTCTTCTGGGCGCTGCTGGGCGGGGCATGTCTGTTGGCCGCGCTGCGGCTGGACTACCGGCGCCTGGAGCGGCTCGGCTGGCCGATCCTGATCGCGGCCGGCGTCCTGCTGGTGCTGGTCCTCGTCCCCCCGCTGGCCCAGCCGATCAACGGCACGTGGCGCTGGCTTCGCCTCGGTCCGATCTCGTTTCAGCCCGCGGAGCTGGCCAAGCTCGCTCTGGTGATTTACCTGGCGGCGTTCCTGGCCCGCAGGCGGGCGGGGCTCGACGATTTCTGGCGCGGGCTCCTGCCGCCGCTGGCGGTGGCCGGCGGCCTGGCCGCGCTGATCCTGCTGCAGCCGGACCTCGGCAACTCCTTCACGCTGATCGCGGTCACGTTCGGGCTGCTCTTCCTGGCGGGCAGCCGCATTCAGCACCTCCTGCTGATCGTGGCCGCGGCGCTGCCGTTCCTGGTGCTGGCGGTCGGGCTGGCGCCCTACCGGCTGCGCCGCGTCACTACCTTCGTCGATCCCTGGGCCGACCCGCGCGGCAGCGGCTTTCAGATCATCCAGTCGTGGCTGGCGCTCGGCAGCGGCGGCCTCTGGGGCCGGGGCATCGGAGAGTCCAAGCAGAAGCTCTTCTATCTGCCCGAGTCGCATACCGACTTCATCTTCGCCATCATCGGCGAGGAGCTGGGCTTCGTCGGCGCCGCCGCCGTCATCGCCCTCTTCGTCGTGCTGATCTGGCGGGGGCTGCGCATCGCTCTGCGGGCGCCGGACCCGTTCGGTGCCTATCTCGCGCTGGGCATCACGCTGCTCATCGCCACCCAGACGCTGGTCAACGTGGGCGTCGTCACCGGGCTGCTGCCCACCAAGGGGCTGCCGCTGCCGTTCATCTCGTTCGGCGGCTCCGCGCTGCTGGTGACGATGGCCGCCACCGGGGTGCTGGTGAACATCTCCCAGCATGCCAATGTTTAA